The following coding sequences lie in one Terriglobales bacterium genomic window:
- the yacG gene encoding DNA gyrase inhibitor YacG, giving the protein MPRKRVRSLRCPTCRKIVLRSEPGFPFCSERCRLVDLGKWASGGYVISTPVTDPEAFESGQATEQTRRRLDPPSEHEREHGKH; this is encoded by the coding sequence ATGCCTCGCAAGCGAGTTCGCAGCCTCCGCTGCCCCACCTGCCGCAAGATTGTGCTGCGCTCGGAGCCGGGATTTCCCTTCTGCAGTGAGCGCTGCCGCCTGGTTGATCTGGGAAAATGGGCGAGCGGCGGTTACGTGATCTCCACGCCGGTGACCGATCCTGAAGCGTTCGAATCCGGGCAGGCAACCGAACAGACGCGGCGGCGCCTGGATCCACCAAGCGAACATGAACGTGAGCACGGCAAGCACTGA
- a CDS encoding beta-ketoacyl-ACP synthase III, whose translation MTQPLVRARITALGTYVPPRLLTNQDLEKMVETSDEWIRERTGILQRHIVEKGVGTSDLALEAARCVLAKRGIAPTDIEAIIVGTVTPDMFFPSTACLIQDKLGAKGAWGFDVSAACSGFVYALQTGAQFINTGAHKKVLVIGADVMSSIIDYTDRATCVIFGDGAGAVLLEPATDELGLIDFIHEVDGSGGCSLYMPGGGSLHPSSHETVDKKMHYVHQDGQAVFKYAVRKMADVSEKLLKRNGFTGADVKCFVPHQANQRIITATADRLGMPLERVIINIDQFGNTTAATIPLAMQTALEQGKIRRGDLVLLASVGAGFTTGATLLRWAY comes from the coding sequence ATGACTCAGCCACTTGTCCGCGCCCGCATCACCGCCCTGGGCACTTACGTCCCGCCGCGCCTGCTCACCAACCAGGACCTGGAAAAAATGGTGGAGACCAGCGACGAGTGGATCCGCGAGCGTACCGGCATCCTGCAACGTCACATCGTGGAAAAGGGAGTTGGCACCAGCGACCTGGCGCTCGAAGCCGCGCGCTGCGTGCTCGCCAAGCGCGGCATTGCGCCGACGGACATCGAGGCCATCATCGTCGGCACCGTTACGCCCGACATGTTTTTCCCCTCCACCGCCTGCCTCATCCAGGACAAGCTCGGCGCCAAAGGCGCCTGGGGGTTCGACGTCTCCGCCGCCTGCTCCGGTTTCGTCTACGCGCTGCAGACCGGGGCGCAGTTCATCAACACCGGCGCGCACAAGAAGGTCCTTGTCATCGGCGCCGACGTGATGTCGTCGATCATCGACTACACCGACCGCGCCACGTGCGTCATCTTCGGCGACGGCGCCGGCGCGGTGCTTCTCGAGCCGGCAACGGACGAACTCGGCCTTATCGACTTCATCCACGAAGTCGACGGCTCCGGCGGATGCTCGCTTTACATGCCGGGCGGTGGAAGCCTGCATCCTTCGTCGCATGAAACGGTTGACAAGAAGATGCACTACGTTCACCAGGACGGACAGGCGGTCTTCAAATACGCCGTGCGCAAGATGGCCGACGTGAGCGAGAAACTTCTGAAGCGCAACGGCTTCACCGGCGCCGACGTGAAGTGCTTCGTCCCGCACCAGGCCAACCAGCGCATCATCACCGCCACGGCTGACCGTCTTGGCATGCCGCTCGAGCGGGTGATTATCAACATCGACCAGTTCGGCAACACCACCGCCGCCACCATCCCACTCGCCATGCAGACCGCGCTCGAGCAGGGCAAAATCCGCAGGGGCGACCTCGTGCTCCTCGCCTCTGTCGGCGCGGGCTTCACCACGGGCGCTACGCTGCTGAGGTGGGCGTACTAG
- the rimO gene encoding 30S ribosomal protein S12 methylthiotransferase RimO, protein MPVETPAEAVRDGRRAANSRKKVGFVSLGCPKNLVDSEVMMGLLAESGAEITARAEDAEVLVVNTCSFIESAQQESVNAILDMARLKSAGSAQKLIVAGCLVERFRHDIRKNIPEVDAVVGTGELENILRAAGVEPQPRAHESSPFVILGSRAEGDARQQAGRFSREAWQGAIGDLPNYLYDETTPRVLATPRHMAYIKIAEGCDHPCTFCIIPQLRGKFRSRRFESVIAEAERLARQGVREVTLIGQDTTCYGEDFGLKDGLALLLEKLARIEDLRWVRFLYAYPNKVTSRLLETIAGHDKICSYLDVPLQHASPAVLKHMKRGGAAGVFLKLIEKTRRTVPGVVLRTSFIVGFPGETDRDFQELCDFVRAAEFDWLGVFGYSDQEGAASRELDAKLKVEPREIERRRRTLMKLQQQISRRKKRELVGREFDLLVEGPSDESELLWQGRTAMHAPEIDGKVFINDFGPRESLESGEFVRCEVTEAHDYDLVVRVI, encoded by the coding sequence ATGCCCGTAGAAACTCCTGCTGAGGCGGTGCGCGACGGCCGGCGCGCCGCGAATTCACGCAAGAAGGTGGGCTTCGTCAGCCTGGGTTGTCCCAAGAACCTGGTGGACAGCGAGGTCATGATGGGCCTGCTCGCCGAATCGGGCGCGGAGATCACCGCGCGCGCCGAGGACGCCGAGGTGTTGGTGGTCAACACCTGCTCGTTCATCGAGAGCGCGCAGCAGGAGAGCGTGAACGCCATTCTCGACATGGCGCGGCTGAAGTCCGCGGGGAGCGCGCAAAAGCTGATCGTGGCAGGCTGCCTGGTCGAGCGCTTCCGCCACGATATCCGCAAGAACATCCCTGAAGTGGACGCCGTGGTCGGAACGGGCGAACTGGAAAACATTCTCCGTGCGGCGGGCGTCGAGCCGCAGCCCCGCGCGCACGAATCGTCGCCTTTCGTGATCCTGGGATCGCGCGCCGAAGGCGACGCGCGCCAGCAGGCAGGACGCTTCAGCCGCGAAGCGTGGCAGGGCGCGATCGGCGACCTGCCCAACTACCTCTACGACGAAACCACGCCGCGCGTCCTCGCCACCCCGCGCCACATGGCCTACATCAAGATCGCCGAAGGCTGCGACCATCCGTGCACGTTCTGCATCATTCCCCAACTGCGCGGCAAGTTCCGTTCGCGGCGCTTCGAGTCGGTCATCGCCGAAGCAGAGCGACTCGCACGGCAGGGAGTGCGCGAGGTCACCCTGATTGGCCAGGACACCACCTGTTATGGCGAAGACTTCGGATTGAAAGATGGCCTGGCGCTTCTGCTGGAAAAACTCGCCAGAATCGAGGACCTGCGCTGGGTGCGGTTCCTCTACGCGTACCCGAACAAAGTAACATCGCGGCTGCTGGAGACGATCGCCGGGCACGACAAGATCTGCTCCTACCTGGATGTGCCGCTGCAGCACGCGTCACCCGCGGTGCTGAAGCACATGAAGCGCGGCGGCGCCGCCGGCGTTTTTCTGAAGCTGATCGAGAAGACTCGCCGCACGGTGCCCGGCGTCGTGCTGCGCACTTCATTCATCGTGGGATTCCCTGGCGAAACAGACCGCGACTTCCAGGAGCTGTGCGACTTCGTGCGCGCTGCGGAGTTCGACTGGCTCGGCGTCTTCGGCTACTCCGACCAGGAGGGCGCGGCATCGCGAGAACTGGACGCCAAGCTCAAGGTCGAACCACGCGAAATTGAGCGCCGGCGCCGCACGCTGATGAAGCTGCAACAGCAGATCAGTCGAAGGAAAAAGCGCGAGCTGGTGGGCCGCGAGTTCGACCTGCTGGTGGAAGGCCCGTCCGACGAGAGCGAATTGCTGTGGCAGGGCCGCACGGCGATGCATGCGCCTGAAATCGACGGCAAAGTCTTCATCAACGATTTCGGCCCGCGTGAATCGCTCGAAAGCGGCGAGTTCGTGCGCTGCGAAGTGACCGAGGCGCACGATTACGATCTCGTGGTCCGCGTCATCTAA
- a CDS encoding YpdA family putative bacillithiol disulfide reductase, which translates to MPDSAETIFDVLVIGAGPTGLACAIDARRAGFTAVNVDKGCLANSLFHYPTHMTFFTTPELLEIGDIPFPTENHRKPTRSEALEYYRRVAETYKLVVRQYERVERVSGSDGEFRVSTLDRDGTANEILARKIIVATGYYDLPNYLNIPGEDLPKVAHYYKEAHPYFNCDVVIIGAKNSAAIAALELWRQGARVTMVHRGPAIHQNVKYWIKPDIENRIKAGEIKAYFNTTVKEITERSVLLSTPDGDLRLKNDFVLALTGYHPDFDFLRSLGVQLTNQDCRPVCDPETLESNVPGIYLAGVIVAGSRTNEIFIENGRFHGAQIARDLRRKLAPVPA; encoded by the coding sequence ATGCCCGATTCTGCGGAAACAATCTTCGACGTGCTGGTGATCGGCGCCGGGCCGACCGGCCTGGCCTGCGCCATCGATGCGCGGCGCGCCGGCTTCACCGCGGTGAACGTGGACAAGGGCTGCCTGGCCAACTCGCTCTTCCACTATCCGACGCACATGACGTTCTTCACCACGCCGGAGCTGCTGGAGATTGGCGACATCCCGTTCCCGACCGAGAACCATCGCAAGCCCACGCGCTCCGAGGCGCTTGAGTACTACCGCCGCGTTGCCGAGACGTACAAACTCGTGGTGCGGCAGTACGAGCGTGTGGAGCGCGTCTCCGGCAGCGACGGAGAATTCCGCGTCTCGACCCTCGACCGCGATGGGACCGCCAACGAAATCCTCGCGCGCAAGATCATCGTCGCCACCGGATACTACGACCTGCCGAATTACCTGAATATTCCCGGCGAGGACCTGCCCAAGGTGGCGCACTACTACAAAGAAGCGCATCCATATTTCAACTGCGACGTGGTCATCATCGGGGCAAAGAATTCTGCCGCCATCGCCGCGCTTGAACTCTGGCGCCAGGGGGCGCGCGTGACCATGGTGCATCGCGGCCCGGCAATCCATCAGAACGTCAAATACTGGATCAAGCCGGACATCGAGAACCGCATCAAGGCGGGCGAGATCAAGGCCTACTTCAACACCACGGTGAAAGAGATCACCGAGCGCTCGGTCCTGCTCTCAACTCCCGACGGGGACCTGAGACTAAAGAACGACTTCGTGCTTGCGCTCACCGGATACCATCCCGATTTCGACTTCCTGCGCTCGCTCGGTGTGCAGCTCACGAACCAGGACTGTCGCCCGGTGTGCGATCCCGAGACGCTGGAGTCGAATGTGCCGGGCATTTACCTGGCGGGCGTGATCGTGGCGGGCTCGCGCACGAACGAGATTTTTAT
- the fumC gene encoding class II fumarate hydratase encodes MATSGEQKAATRTESDSMGQIEVPANVYWGAQTQRSLHHFNIGIDVMPPELIRAFAILKKASALVNQELGKLPADKAKLIVQAADEVIAGKHGNQFPLRIWQTGSGTQTNMNVNEVISNRAIEIAGGVLGSKKPVHPNDDVNMSQSSNDTFPAAMHIAAAERVKRALIPAVQRVQKAIEAKAKEFGAVVKIGRTHLQDAVPLTVEQEFGGWASLLERDVKRLEQVLDGLYDLALGGTAVGTGLNTHPEFAVRVAKKIAELTGLPFRSHPNKFAALSAHDEIVFAQGALETLAASLMKIANDIRWLSSGPRCGLGELTIPENEPGSSIMPGKVNPTQSEAMTMVAAQVHGATAAVGFAGSQGNFELNVFKPVIIYNFLHSVTLLTDACQGFVDFMIAGIELDRERIDSYVKNSLMLVTALAPKVGYDKAAQIAHKAHVEHTSLREAAIKLGYVTGEEFDKWVKPEEMTHP; translated from the coding sequence ATGGCAACCTCCGGAGAGCAGAAGGCCGCTACGCGCACCGAATCCGACAGCATGGGCCAGATCGAGGTGCCGGCCAACGTTTATTGGGGCGCGCAGACGCAGCGCTCCCTGCACCACTTCAACATCGGCATCGACGTGATGCCGCCGGAGCTGATCCGCGCGTTTGCCATCCTGAAGAAGGCCTCGGCGCTGGTGAACCAGGAGCTGGGAAAACTGCCCGCCGACAAGGCCAAGCTCATTGTTCAAGCAGCAGATGAAGTAATCGCCGGAAAGCACGGTAATCAATTCCCATTGCGCATCTGGCAAACCGGCAGCGGCACGCAGACCAACATGAACGTGAACGAGGTGATCTCGAACCGCGCCATCGAGATTGCCGGCGGCGTGCTGGGATCGAAGAAGCCGGTCCATCCCAACGACGACGTAAACATGTCGCAGTCATCCAACGACACGTTCCCCGCGGCGATGCACATCGCGGCCGCCGAGCGCGTGAAGCGCGCGCTCATCCCGGCCGTGCAGCGCGTGCAGAAGGCGATCGAGGCGAAGGCGAAGGAATTTGGCGCGGTGGTGAAGATCGGCCGCACGCACCTGCAGGACGCCGTGCCGCTCACCGTCGAGCAGGAATTCGGCGGATGGGCGAGCCTGCTGGAGCGCGACGTGAAACGGCTCGAACAGGTGCTCGATGGCCTTTACGACCTGGCGCTCGGCGGCACCGCCGTCGGCACCGGGCTGAACACCCATCCTGAGTTTGCGGTGCGAGTGGCGAAGAAGATTGCCGAGCTGACCGGCCTTCCCTTCCGCTCGCATCCCAACAAGTTCGCCGCGCTCTCGGCGCACGACGAGATCGTCTTCGCGCAGGGCGCGCTGGAGACGCTGGCGGCATCGCTGATGAAGATCGCCAACGACATTCGCTGGCTGTCATCGGGACCGCGTTGCGGACTCGGTGAGCTGACGATTCCCGAGAACGAGCCCGGATCGTCCATCATGCCGGGAAAAGTGAATCCGACGCAGAGCGAAGCCATGACCATGGTCGCGGCGCAGGTGCACGGCGCGACGGCGGCCGTCGGCTTTGCCGGCTCGCAAGGCAACTTCGAGCTGAACGTCTTCAAGCCGGTCATCATTTACAACTTCCTGCACTCGGTCACCCTGCTCACCGACGCCTGCCAGGGCTTTGTGGACTTCATGATCGCGGGCATCGAACTCGACCGCGAGCGCATTGATTCCTACGTGAAGAATTCGCTGATGCTGGTGACGGCGCTGGCGCCCAAAGTCGGCTACGACAAAGCGGCGCAGATCGCGCACAAGGCGCACGTGGAACACACCAGCCTGCGCGAAGCAGCAATCAAACTGGGTTATGTAACCGGTGAAGAGTTCGACAAGTGGGTGAAGCCGGAGGAGATGACGCACCCGTAG
- a CDS encoding phosphatidylglycerophosphatase A — protein sequence MSTASTERPAAAAPLWARAVATLGGIGHLRPGPGTYASAATALLWWLLGTRLPAEWRVPAAIAWAAAATLIGIPAATRVARAAGARDPQFVVVDEMAGQMVALVAAPLGWKSVLAGFILFRCFDVVKPPPVRQLERLREGAGIVLDDVGAGVYALIVMRLLLRTGWIG from the coding sequence GTGAGCACGGCAAGCACTGAGCGTCCGGCGGCGGCTGCACCGCTGTGGGCGCGCGCAGTGGCGACGCTCGGCGGCATCGGCCATCTGCGTCCGGGACCGGGGACCTACGCCTCGGCGGCGACGGCGTTGCTTTGGTGGCTGCTGGGGACGCGGCTCCCCGCGGAGTGGCGTGTTCCGGCGGCCATCGCCTGGGCGGCGGCGGCCACGCTGATCGGCATTCCCGCCGCCACGCGCGTGGCGCGCGCGGCGGGAGCGCGCGATCCGCAATTCGTCGTGGTGGATGAAATGGCCGGGCAGATGGTGGCGCTGGTCGCCGCGCCGCTCGGTTGGAAATCCGTGTTGGCGGGCTTTATACTTTTTCGTTGTTTCGACGTCGTGAAGCCGCCGCCGGTGCGTCAACTGGAGCGGCTGCGCGAGGGCGCCGGCATCGTGCTGGACGATGTGGGCGCCGGCGTGTACGCGCTGATCGTCATGCGGTTGCTGCTGCGGACCGGCTGGATCGGCTGA
- a CDS encoding DUF3488 and transglutaminase-like domain-containing protein, giving the protein MSLLDATAPAAPRPPTTREQIERYFEISLYLLICTGFVTLTATGRLDFASILFVGAALVARGVLLVRRRTVLLPDRWTNRATVIYIVFYVTDFLFLSGSFVVATVHLVLFSMVVKIFSVQRDRDHLYLALLAFMEVLAAAMLTVDSVFLAAFVIFMLLAVATFVSMEMRRSAAQTQMLAEAPALYAATNGGAARKRGLRIRLKRLEGALSATAITLMVGIFAIAAVLFFMLPRVSAGYLGAFAPRNELVSGFSNDVNLGQIGVIQQSSQVVMHVTIEGDRRGAEDLKWRGTALEVFENGRRWSTSVAPQPLFRSLDGRFDVVRAQARWRTAMGEALAPTQHRPLRYRVLMEPVGVNVFFVAPEALSLWGNYRVIGVDSNGTLYDDDRDRPIGAYQGLSDVGRPTAEQLRSSGTAYPPGITIRYLQRPALDPRITALAEQITSNAANPYDKALALEEYLRTHFGYTLQLPQRPVDDPLADFLFVRKQGHCEYFASAMAVMLRTLGIPSRLVNGFRNGEYNDVTGSYIVRARNAHSWVEAYFPGHGWISFDPTPAAAQPLPDRWSRMLLYVDAAREFWREWVINYDFSHQRTLGLQVTTRGRQLADDGRRWVRRKYFDLVRGASRLRERATESPRVWLGTLLTAALVLGLLLTSARIKRAWRKRRLISSPARAPRAAAGLWYERMTRMLARRGWRKRPSQSPREFVITIEDPDMRRRVEAFTRSYERARFGGEAEEAEALPRLYEEITHR; this is encoded by the coding sequence ATGTCGCTGCTCGATGCCACCGCTCCGGCCGCCCCAAGGCCGCCCACCACCCGCGAACAAATCGAGCGTTACTTCGAGATCTCGCTCTACCTGCTGATCTGCACCGGTTTCGTCACCCTGACCGCCACGGGCCGGCTGGATTTCGCGTCCATTCTGTTTGTCGGCGCGGCGCTGGTCGCGCGCGGCGTTCTGCTGGTTCGGCGCCGGACGGTCCTGCTGCCCGACCGCTGGACGAACCGCGCCACCGTCATCTACATCGTCTTCTACGTTACCGACTTCCTGTTTCTTTCCGGCTCGTTCGTGGTCGCCACCGTTCACCTGGTGCTGTTCAGCATGGTGGTGAAGATTTTTTCCGTGCAGCGCGATCGCGATCACCTGTATCTCGCCCTGCTGGCATTCATGGAAGTGCTGGCGGCGGCGATGCTCACCGTGGACAGCGTCTTCCTGGCCGCGTTCGTGATTTTCATGCTGCTGGCCGTGGCAACGTTCGTCTCGATGGAGATGCGGCGCTCGGCCGCGCAAACACAGATGCTGGCGGAGGCGCCGGCGCTCTACGCGGCGACCAACGGCGGCGCGGCGCGGAAGCGAGGGCTGCGCATTCGGCTGAAACGGCTCGAGGGCGCCCTCTCGGCCACCGCGATCACGCTCATGGTCGGCATCTTCGCCATCGCCGCGGTGCTGTTTTTCATGCTGCCGCGCGTTTCGGCCGGATACCTGGGAGCGTTCGCGCCGCGCAACGAGCTGGTCAGCGGATTCAGCAACGACGTGAACCTGGGGCAGATCGGCGTGATCCAGCAGTCGTCGCAGGTGGTGATGCACGTGACCATCGAGGGTGACCGGCGCGGCGCCGAAGACCTGAAGTGGCGTGGAACGGCGCTGGAGGTGTTCGAAAACGGGCGGCGCTGGTCCACGTCAGTGGCTCCGCAGCCGCTGTTCCGTTCACTCGACGGCCGCTTCGACGTGGTGCGCGCGCAGGCGCGCTGGCGCACCGCGATGGGCGAAGCGCTGGCCCCAACCCAGCATCGGCCGTTGCGCTATCGCGTGCTGATGGAACCGGTGGGCGTGAACGTGTTCTTTGTTGCTCCGGAGGCCCTGTCGCTGTGGGGCAACTATCGAGTGATCGGCGTGGACTCGAACGGCACGCTGTACGACGACGATCGCGACCGGCCGATCGGCGCATATCAGGGACTTTCCGATGTCGGCCGGCCCACCGCGGAGCAATTGCGCAGCTCGGGCACTGCCTATCCGCCGGGAATCACCATTCGCTATCTGCAGCGGCCCGCGTTGGATCCCCGCATAACGGCCCTGGCGGAGCAGATCACCTCGAACGCCGCCAATCCGTACGACAAAGCGCTGGCGCTCGAGGAATACCTCCGCACTCACTTCGGGTACACGCTGCAGCTGCCGCAACGTCCGGTGGACGATCCGCTCGCCGATTTCCTCTTCGTGCGCAAACAGGGTCACTGCGAATATTTCGCGTCGGCCATGGCGGTGATGCTGCGCACGCTCGGCATTCCGTCGCGGCTGGTGAACGGCTTCCGCAACGGCGAGTACAACGACGTCACCGGCAGCTACATTGTGCGCGCGCGCAACGCGCACTCCTGGGTGGAGGCTTACTTCCCCGGGCACGGCTGGATCAGCTTCGATCCCACCCCGGCGGCGGCGCAGCCGCTTCCCGACCGATGGAGCCGCATGCTGCTCTATGTGGACGCGGCGCGCGAGTTCTGGCGCGAGTGGGTGATCAACTACGACTTCTCGCACCAGCGCACCCTGGGCCTGCAGGTGACCACGCGCGGCCGCCAGCTCGCCGACGACGGCCGTCGCTGGGTGCGGCGCAAGTATTTTGACCTGGTGCGCGGCGCCAGCCGATTGCGAGAGCGCGCCACCGAATCGCCGCGCGTGTGGCTTGGGACGCTGCTCACGGCGGCGCTTGTGCTCGGATTGCTGCTTACCTCGGCCCGGATCAAGCGCGCCTGGAGAAAGCGGCGTCTGATCTCTTCGCCCGCCCGCGCGCCGCGCGCCGCTGCCGGTCTCTGGTACGAGCGCATGACGCGCATGCTCGCCCGCCGCGGATGGCGCAAGCGGCCGTCGCAATCACCACGGGAATTCGTGATCACTATCGAAGATCCTGACATGCGCCGCCGCGTGGAGGCTTTCACACGCAGCTACGAGCGGGCGCGCTTCGGCGGCGAAGCCGAGGAGGCCGAAGCGCTGCCGCGGCTCTACGAAGAGATCACCCATCGCTGA
- a CDS encoding helix-turn-helix transcriptional regulator — MGNIHKQVPTGIKRGSAELAILSLLAREALHGYQIAKRIEQETGGTLRFDVASLYPVLYAMEKRGWVRGQWEQAGGRQRRYYAITAEGRKKLEPLRAQWRDFFRALNRLAGVQNA, encoded by the coding sequence ATGGGAAACATACACAAGCAGGTACCCACGGGCATCAAGCGGGGCAGCGCCGAGCTGGCGATCCTCTCGCTGCTGGCGCGGGAAGCGTTGCACGGCTACCAGATCGCCAAGCGCATCGAGCAGGAGACGGGCGGGACCCTGCGCTTCGACGTGGCATCGCTCTATCCCGTGCTCTACGCCATGGAAAAGCGCGGCTGGGTGCGCGGCCAGTGGGAGCAGGCCGGCGGGCGGCAGCGCCGCTACTACGCCATCACTGCCGAGGGCCGGAAGAAGCTGGAGCCGCTGCGGGCGCAATGGCGCGATTTCTTTCGCGCCTTGAACCGGCTGGCAGGAGTGCAGAATGCCTGA
- a CDS encoding gluconolaconase, which yields MDPPAALPGGEVRILGSGLKPPDLARPRIEFGDVEGAIVVSSDEFIVARVPEGASSGDLVVAADGSRSNAVHVNIAVPIADNLHPVTNPAIDAEGNIYATFSGPRGQKVPVSVYKIDTNYNVRPFLSDLMNATGIAFDREGQMYVTSRMDGTVYRVAPNGTMSAYAEGMGIATGLAFDAEQNLYVGDRSGTVFKIGRDRQIFVFATLEPSVAAYHLAFGAHGDLFVTGPTTSSFDSVYKIDPHGAVTTFYRGLGRPQGMAFDREGNLYVAASLGGRRGIVRLTPGAEASMAVAGHGLVGIAFAPGNSVVLATTGAVHRLTWNVQGRTLI from the coding sequence GTGGATCCACCCGCCGCGCTTCCCGGCGGCGAAGTGCGCATTCTCGGCTCGGGGCTGAAGCCGCCTGACCTGGCGCGGCCGCGCATTGAGTTCGGCGACGTGGAAGGCGCCATCGTGGTGAGCTCCGACGAGTTCATCGTGGCGCGCGTGCCCGAGGGCGCCAGCAGCGGCGACCTGGTGGTGGCGGCCGACGGATCGCGCAGCAACGCCGTCCACGTGAATATCGCCGTCCCGATTGCCGACAACCTCCACCCCGTCACCAATCCTGCGATCGACGCCGAGGGGAACATCTACGCCACATTTTCCGGGCCGCGCGGTCAGAAGGTTCCCGTCTCGGTCTACAAGATCGACACCAACTACAACGTGCGCCCGTTCCTCAGCGATCTGATGAACGCCACCGGAATCGCCTTCGATCGCGAAGGACAGATGTATGTGACCTCGCGGATGGACGGCACCGTGTATCGCGTCGCGCCGAACGGGACGATGTCGGCCTACGCCGAGGGCATGGGCATTGCCACCGGACTCGCATTCGACGCGGAGCAGAACCTCTACGTAGGCGATCGCAGCGGAACCGTTTTCAAGATCGGTCGCGACCGCCAGATTTTCGTGTTTGCAACGCTCGAGCCCAGCGTCGCCGCGTATCACCTGGCGTTCGGCGCCCATGGCGATCTGTTTGTCACTGGACCGACCACGTCGAGCTTCGATTCGGTTTACAAGATCGATCCGCACGGTGCGGTGACCACGTTCTATCGTGGCCTGGGACGGCCGCAGGGCATGGCCTTCGACCGCGAGGGCAATCTGTACGTGGCCGCTTCGCTCGGCGGGCGGCGTGGCATTGTGCGGCTCACGCCCGGCGCCGAAGCCTCGATGGCCGTGGCCGGTCACGGGCTGGTCGGCATCGCGTTCGCGCCCGGCAATTCGGTGGTGCTGGCCACCACTGGCGCCGTCCATCGGCTGACGTGGAACGTACAGGGACGCACGCTGATCTAG
- a CDS encoding class I SAM-dependent methyltransferase produces the protein MSTVHETARVGFQSAAEAYEAGRPGYPAAALDFLFRELRLDSTKTLLDLAAGTGKLTRQLFAAGARVIAVEPVEAMRWRLESSLPGAEVLAGTAEAVPLPAGSADAVFVAQAFHWFSTHAALCEIHRVLRPGGYLVLMWNVRDDRVPWVAELSKIIHQPRNDTPSYQTGAWRAAFADQQWFGEPQHRVFAHVQSLTRENLRARVASISYVAALPELRREELLAQVEELFAATDRDGRGLVELPYQTHVYWSPRT, from the coding sequence ATGTCCACCGTGCATGAGACGGCGCGCGTAGGGTTCCAGAGCGCCGCCGAAGCCTACGAGGCCGGGCGGCCGGGTTATCCGGCAGCCGCGCTGGATTTCCTGTTCCGCGAACTTCGCCTTGATTCCACCAAAACACTCCTCGACCTGGCCGCCGGCACTGGCAAGCTCACGCGCCAACTGTTCGCCGCCGGTGCGCGTGTGATTGCTGTGGAGCCGGTGGAGGCGATGCGCTGGCGCCTGGAGTCGTCTTTGCCCGGAGCAGAGGTGCTTGCCGGCACGGCCGAGGCGGTTCCACTGCCGGCGGGCAGCGCAGACGCCGTTTTCGTAGCGCAGGCGTTCCACTGGTTCAGCACGCACGCCGCCCTGTGTGAGATCCATCGCGTGCTGCGGCCCGGCGGCTACCTCGTCCTGATGTGGAATGTACGCGACGATCGCGTCCCCTGGGTCGCCGAGCTGTCGAAGATCATTCACCAGCCGCGCAATGACACGCCGAGCTACCAGACCGGAGCGTGGCGCGCCGCCTTCGCGGACCAGCAGTGGTTTGGCGAACCGCAGCATCGCGTGTTCGCCCACGTTCAATCCCTCACCCGGGAGAATCTGCGGGCTCGCGTGGCGTCCATCAGCTACGTGGCCGCCCTGCCGGAATTGCGCCGCGAAGAGCTGCTGGCGCAGGTGGAGGAGTTGTTCGCCGCGACCGACCGCGACGGGCGCGGCCTTGTGGAGCTTCCCTATCAGACGCATGTGTACTGGTCGCCTCGGACCTGA